A window of the Actinobacillus genomosp. 1 genome harbors these coding sequences:
- the lnt gene encoding apolipoprotein N-acyltransferase, translating into MKFVKNPSILTACLLAGVLGGIGTLAYSPFDFWGIIYLSSAGLIWAATLPQRKTALWATFAWSLGCFCVGVNWVHVSMTQFGGVPLVVSYIAVFLLACYLAIYNLLFGYVAQRFQIRNPFALAAIFTFTEYLRGVVFTGFPWLQFGYTQIDSPFAGVAPLLGVEGLTFFVMVVSGYLVLLVKKSVKTTASLVTLAILCGLAFAAKFIPFVQIDEQKQPLSVSLVQGNIEQKMKWDPAHFDYTLQTYQRLISPLLGESDVIVLPESAIPALETQIYPLLSQLQQVAAEKGSEVIIGTLYQNENEQLFNSAVVLGNQSQPYDLHHSTRYNKHHLVPFGEYVPFGSILDWMRDVFILPINLSQGEFVQQPLFAKNRKFNMAICYEVIFGDQMQQNQQAQQSDYLLTITNDAWFGASIGPWQHFQMARMRALELGKPLLRAANTGITAIIGAKGEVIEQIPQFEANVLTAQIQPTKGETLFSKTGSWLIYAISLVCFTFAFVRNRKK; encoded by the coding sequence ATGAAATTTGTAAAAAATCCATCAATTTTAACCGCTTGTTTGCTTGCCGGTGTCCTAGGAGGTATCGGTACGCTTGCTTATTCCCCTTTTGATTTTTGGGGAATCATCTACCTTTCCTCCGCCGGTTTAATTTGGGCGGCAACACTTCCGCAGCGTAAAACCGCACTTTGGGCAACTTTTGCTTGGTCTCTCGGTTGTTTTTGTGTCGGGGTAAATTGGGTGCATGTCAGTATGACCCAATTCGGCGGTGTACCGCTTGTGGTAAGCTATATTGCGGTGTTTTTATTGGCTTGCTATCTTGCGATTTATAATTTGCTATTCGGTTATGTTGCCCAACGTTTCCAAATCCGCAATCCTTTTGCGCTTGCGGCGATTTTTACCTTTACCGAATATCTGCGTGGCGTAGTCTTTACCGGTTTCCCTTGGCTGCAATTCGGTTATACGCAAATTGACAGCCCATTTGCCGGCGTTGCACCATTGTTAGGTGTTGAGGGATTAACATTCTTTGTGATGGTTGTGAGCGGTTATTTGGTGTTATTGGTAAAAAAATCTGTAAAAACGACCGCTTCTCTTGTCACTTTAGCCATACTATGCGGATTAGCATTTGCCGCAAAATTTATTCCGTTTGTGCAAATTGACGAACAAAAACAACCGCTTAGCGTAAGCCTTGTACAAGGTAATATCGAGCAAAAAATGAAATGGGATCCGGCGCATTTCGATTATACGTTACAAACCTATCAGCGTTTAATTAGTCCGCTATTGGGTGAAAGTGATGTGATTGTGCTACCCGAATCAGCCATTCCGGCATTAGAAACGCAAATTTATCCGCTACTTAGCCAACTTCAGCAAGTTGCTGCAGAAAAAGGCAGTGAAGTGATCATCGGTACGCTTTACCAAAACGAAAACGAGCAATTATTTAATAGTGCGGTGGTATTAGGCAATCAATCACAACCTTATGATTTACATCATTCCACACGCTACAACAAACACCATTTAGTGCCGTTCGGCGAATATGTGCCTTTCGGCTCGATATTGGATTGGATGCGTGATGTGTTTATTCTGCCGATTAACTTATCGCAAGGCGAATTTGTACAACAGCCGCTTTTCGCTAAAAATCGTAAATTTAATATGGCAATTTGCTATGAAGTGATTTTCGGCGATCAAATGCAGCAAAATCAACAAGCGCAACAATCGGATTATTTATTGACGATTACCAATGATGCTTGGTTTGGTGCCTCTATCGGACCTTGGCAGCATTTCCAAATGGCAAGAATGCGTGCGCTTGAATTGGGTAAACCATTACTCCGTGCCGCAAATACCGGCATTACTGCCATTATCGGCGCAAAAGGTGAAGTCATTGAACAAATTCCACAATTTGAAGCGAATGTACTGACCGCACAAATTCAACCGACCAAAGGCGAGACCCTATTCTCTAAAACAGGTAGCTGGCTGATTTATGCGATAAGTCTAGTCTGCTTTACCTTTGCCTTTGTAAGAAATCGAAAAAAATAA
- a CDS encoding extracellular solute-binding protein: MKKLAGLFAAGLATVALTACNEEKPKAAEAAAQPAAAGTVHLYTWTEYVPEGLLDEFTKQTGIKVEVSSLESNETMYAKLKLQGKDGGYDVIAPSNYFVSKMAKEGMLAELDHAKLPVIKELNQDWLNKPYDQGNKYSLPQLLGAPGIAFNSNDYKGDAFTSWGDLWKPEFANKVQLLDDAREVFNIALLKLGKNPNTTNPEEIKAAYEELKKLRPNVLSFTSDNPANSFIAGEVSVGQLWNGSVRIAKKEQAPVNMVFPKEGPVLWVDTLAIPANAKNKENAHKLINYLLSAPVAEKLTLEIGYPTSNVEALKTLPKEITEDPAIYPTADVLKAAQWQDDVGNAIELYEKYYQELKAAK, encoded by the coding sequence ATGAAAAAATTAGCGGGTTTATTTGCAGCAGGTTTAGCGACAGTTGCATTAACAGCGTGTAATGAAGAAAAGCCAAAAGCGGCTGAAGCAGCGGCTCAACCGGCAGCAGCGGGAACAGTTCACCTTTATACTTGGACTGAATATGTGCCTGAAGGCTTGTTAGATGAATTCACAAAGCAAACCGGTATCAAAGTAGAGGTTTCAAGCCTTGAATCTAACGAAACCATGTATGCGAAATTAAAATTACAAGGTAAAGACGGCGGTTACGATGTTATCGCACCTTCTAACTATTTCGTTTCAAAAATGGCGAAAGAAGGTATGTTAGCGGAATTAGATCACGCAAAACTTCCTGTAATCAAAGAGTTAAACCAAGATTGGTTAAACAAACCTTATGACCAAGGTAACAAATACTCTTTACCGCAATTATTAGGTGCGCCGGGTATCGCATTTAACTCAAATGACTATAAGGGCGATGCGTTCACTTCTTGGGGCGATTTATGGAAACCTGAGTTTGCGAATAAAGTACAATTATTAGATGACGCACGTGAAGTATTTAACATTGCATTATTAAAATTAGGTAAAAATCCTAACACAACCAATCCGGAAGAGATTAAAGCGGCTTACGAAGAATTGAAAAAATTACGTCCGAACGTACTTTCTTTCACTTCAGACAACCCGGCGAACTCATTTATCGCAGGCGAAGTATCTGTAGGTCAATTATGGAACGGTTCCGTACGTATTGCTAAAAAAGAACAAGCGCCGGTAAACATGGTGTTCCCGAAAGAAGGTCCTGTGCTTTGGGTTGATACGTTAGCCATTCCGGCGAATGCGAAAAACAAAGAAAATGCGCATAAGTTAATCAACTACTTATTAAGCGCACCGGTTGCGGAAAAATTAACTTTAGAAATCGGTTACCCGACTTCAAACGTAGAAGCGTTAAAAACATTACCGAAAGAGATTACCGAAGATCCGGCAATCTATCCGACAGCTGATGTGTTAAAAGCGGCACAATGGCAAGACGATGTAGGCAATGCAATCGAACTTTACGAAAAATATTACCAAGAGTTAAAAGCGGCGAAATAA
- the grpE gene encoding nucleotide exchange factor GrpE, with translation MTAQNENAQAQAEQVEVANEAQLEQTAEVQQEQPVEAELAAAYARINELETYIAEADNREKDIQLRAQAEIQNIRRRAEQDVEKAHKFALEKFSKELLTVVDNLERGLNALDTAVTDETTQALVDGVEMTHKEFISTLAKFGVEAVGVVGEAFNPELHQAISMQPAEGIEANHISVVLQKGYTLQGRVLRPAMVMVAG, from the coding sequence ATGACAGCTCAAAACGAAAATGCACAAGCTCAAGCCGAACAAGTTGAAGTTGCAAACGAAGCGCAATTAGAGCAAACAGCCGAAGTACAACAAGAACAACCTGTCGAAGCTGAACTGGCAGCCGCTTATGCACGTATTAATGAGTTAGAAACTTATATTGCGGAAGCGGATAACCGTGAAAAAGATATTCAATTACGTGCGCAAGCGGAAATCCAAAATATCCGTCGCCGTGCCGAACAAGATGTTGAAAAAGCACATAAATTCGCACTTGAAAAATTCTCCAAGGAATTATTAACCGTAGTAGATAACCTTGAACGCGGTTTAAATGCGCTCGATACGGCAGTCACCGATGAAACGACACAAGCATTGGTTGATGGCGTAGAAATGACCCATAAAGAATTTATTTCTACTTTAGCTAAATTCGGTGTGGAAGCGGTTGGTGTTGTCGGCGAAGCCTTCAATCCGGAACTTCACCAAGCGATTTCAATGCAACCGGCGGAAGGTATCGAAGCAAACCATATCAGCGTAGTTTTACAAAAAGGTTACACCTTACAAGGTCGCGTACTTCGCCCGGCAATGGTAATGGTTGCCGGCTAA
- a CDS encoding curli polymerization inhibitor CsgI-related protein gives MKLAKIAVAVATLAVSSFSMAGTLTASDSVELLAFDGQKVARGTAGLSIDGKVHQVVVSVSDIVDGSYFSIDPIILTFNGTDEDAKIITPKFTSNFTVDKFKKELNFKIETASGKEITYKRDFLKGEGFAPNSRVEDNLAKYNASKAVASVPAFTNAALESKGQMVIETNNVKEEQLQVLFKKADKETQKRFLEWAKKQ, from the coding sequence ATGAAATTAGCGAAAATAGCGGTTGCGGTTGCAACATTAGCTGTCAGTTCTTTTTCTATGGCAGGAACATTAACCGCATCGGATAGCGTAGAATTATTGGCTTTTGACGGACAAAAAGTGGCAAGAGGTACGGCAGGATTATCGATTGACGGTAAAGTACACCAAGTCGTAGTTAGTGTAAGTGATATTGTGGACGGAAGCTATTTCTCAATTGATCCGATTATTCTTACCTTTAACGGTACGGATGAAGATGCCAAAATTATTACACCGAAATTCACGTCGAATTTTACGGTAGATAAGTTTAAGAAAGAACTGAATTTTAAAATCGAAACCGCATCAGGCAAAGAAATTACTTATAAACGCGATTTCTTAAAAGGTGAAGGTTTTGCCCCGAATTCTCGTGTTGAAGACAATCTTGCCAAATATAACGCAAGTAAAGCGGTCGCTTCCGTTCCGGCTTTTACAAATGCGGCATTAGAGTCTAAAGGACAAATGGTGATTGAAACCAATAACGTTAAAGAAGAGCAGTTGCAAGTCTTATTTAAAAAAGCGGACAAAGAAACTCAGAAACGTTTCTTAGAATGGGCTAAAAAACAGTAA
- the recB gene encoding exodeoxyribonuclease V subunit beta: MKTLSPIELPLNCTALIEASAGTGKTFTMANLYLRLLLGVGCAPLTVEQILVVTFTKAATEELRDRIRKNIKACRMFLQEYDAEKAYDANDFFFQLAQRIEGVEEAILRLRIAEREIDLASIFTIDSFCQKMLFQFAFDSGVRFDSDLQPDENDLLRRISEEVWREMFYPMTLNETALVVQFLGTPEKALGEIKQFIGKDLPELSAEQGWIQADFAHYAQQSNDFFSQAKQHWLNNGEKIVGLVQAELAKTYAKGIKKSLSRASYKSNLISDWIEKVNRWANSEDTFLPKEFERFCQDFMQSKAEAGAEPLSDPLFVKNQQIWTAYHIQFTPDKQKALLVYQYLSAIRQKMADYKATHSEKSFDDLRAFLNQALKSERGEILAEQIRRLFPFAMIDEFQDTDKEQYEIFHKIFMQGDRRNRGFIMIGDPKQSIYKFRGADIFTYLTASQQAQEKRTLPKNWRSLPEIVTATNRLFEFPESVEHSPFLYDGIRFQAVEHKQTDAQLVGAEHFNCYLQAEFNEQEAAEHCAYQIQQQLKVMEVGDFGLNFAKDKVFTAFQAKDIAILVRGKNQAILLKEALATRGIRSVFLSDRRSVYASDIAQELKWVLYACLNPSHQANVLTAIGSSLWGLSAAEIYRLKNDENAWDRQVSAFIHYQQIWQQQGILPMLHQLFMQEGIIHRLRAGADSDRRLTDLLHLAELLQNAMPSLENESALVRWYERQLENPQEKEDQQLRLESEDELIKIITIHGAKGLQYPIVWLPFIGKNNRGDRVLPGVETPKVSVYRNTEDEVSWHLGSRDDKTQELMDKAEFAEDLRLLYVALTRAESQLNLILPTTFTKGWNAMHYLLSNGELGGTTSFVTEVPTSDYLDRKGIKYHAVELNSQPIEDDWRPTPSLPSELQVRSFQREMTQDGQISSFTALHAYHEWNEQFGVGQTVVSEKVQDYDRQIETSVLDEPDWFAENTAYSAYQFPHSAKVGSVLHRFFEHSDFQQAVDFAQIRTICEQLNLDENWYEPLQQWFEKVLETPFSEAEFALKDVPMTKRLNEWQFYLRLKNSDGLRRLNQLLKQYSVVSAKLPDLNLPQLEGYLRGFVDCIVQVNDKFYLIDYKSNFLGYLAQDYSRQNLEKTIGQYRYDLQYLLYTLALHRYLRARLGEQYEYERDFGGVAYLFLRGMNGTPNSGVFFEKPCKELIEGMDELFG; this comes from the coding sequence ATGAAAACCCTTTCTCCGATTGAACTGCCGTTAAATTGTACCGCATTAATTGAAGCGTCTGCCGGTACCGGTAAAACCTTTACCATGGCGAATTTATATTTGCGTTTGCTACTAGGAGTTGGTTGTGCGCCTTTAACGGTTGAACAAATTTTGGTGGTAACTTTTACTAAAGCGGCAACCGAAGAATTACGTGATCGTATTCGTAAAAATATCAAAGCCTGTCGTATGTTTTTACAAGAGTACGATGCGGAAAAAGCCTATGATGCCAATGATTTCTTCTTCCAATTAGCTCAGCGGATTGAAGGTGTGGAAGAGGCGATTTTACGCTTACGCATTGCCGAACGAGAGATCGATTTAGCCAGTATTTTTACGATTGACAGTTTCTGCCAAAAAATGTTGTTTCAATTTGCTTTCGATTCGGGCGTTCGCTTCGATAGTGATTTACAACCGGACGAAAATGATCTTTTACGCCGCATCAGCGAAGAAGTTTGGCGTGAAATGTTCTATCCGATGACGCTAAATGAAACGGCTTTAGTTGTGCAATTTTTAGGTACGCCGGAAAAGGCTTTAGGTGAAATCAAACAATTTATCGGTAAAGATTTGCCGGAACTTTCTGCTGAACAAGGTTGGATACAGGCTGATTTTGCTCATTATGCCCAACAATCGAATGATTTTTTTAGCCAAGCCAAGCAACATTGGTTGAATAATGGCGAGAAAATTGTCGGGTTAGTACAAGCGGAATTAGCTAAAACCTATGCTAAAGGGATAAAAAAGTCATTAAGCCGAGCTTCATATAAAAGTAATCTGATCTCGGATTGGATTGAAAAAGTAAACCGTTGGGCAAATAGCGAAGACACGTTTTTACCGAAAGAATTTGAACGTTTTTGCCAAGATTTTATGCAATCTAAAGCGGAAGCCGGTGCGGAGCCGTTATCTGATCCGCTTTTTGTAAAAAATCAGCAAATTTGGACCGCTTACCATATTCAATTTACGCCAGATAAACAAAAGGCGCTATTAGTTTATCAATACTTATCCGCTATTCGCCAAAAAATGGCGGACTATAAAGCGACACATAGTGAAAAGAGTTTTGATGATCTGCGAGCATTCCTAAATCAAGCTCTGAAAAGCGAAAGAGGAGAGATATTAGCCGAACAGATTCGTCGCTTATTTCCGTTTGCGATGATTGACGAGTTCCAAGATACTGACAAAGAACAATATGAAATTTTCCATAAAATCTTTATGCAAGGAGATCGGAGAAATCGTGGGTTTATTATGATCGGCGATCCGAAACAGTCGATTTATAAATTCCGTGGAGCGGATATTTTTACCTATCTGACCGCTTCGCAACAAGCACAAGAAAAGCGAACCTTACCGAAAAACTGGCGTTCGTTACCTGAAATTGTTACCGCCACTAACCGTTTGTTTGAATTTCCCGAAAGTGTCGAACATAGCCCGTTTTTATATGACGGTATCCGTTTTCAAGCGGTGGAACACAAGCAGACGGATGCGCAATTAGTCGGAGCCGAGCATTTTAATTGTTATTTACAAGCGGAATTTAATGAGCAAGAAGCGGCGGAACATTGCGCTTATCAAATTCAGCAACAATTAAAAGTAATGGAAGTGGGTGATTTCGGTTTGAATTTTGCTAAGGATAAGGTGTTTACTGCTTTCCAAGCAAAAGATATTGCGATCTTAGTACGAGGTAAAAATCAGGCAATATTACTTAAAGAGGCTTTGGCAACACGAGGCATTCGTTCGGTCTTCCTTTCGGACAGACGTAGCGTATATGCTTCGGATATTGCTCAGGAATTAAAATGGGTGTTATATGCGTGTTTGAATCCGTCTCATCAAGCTAACGTGCTAACTGCTATCGGTTCAAGTTTATGGGGGCTTTCGGCAGCAGAGATTTATCGCCTTAAAAATGATGAAAATGCTTGGGATAGACAAGTTTCAGCCTTTATTCATTACCAACAAATCTGGCAGCAGCAAGGGATTTTACCGATGTTGCACCAATTATTTATGCAAGAGGGAATTATTCATCGTTTGCGTGCCGGAGCCGACAGTGATCGCCGTCTAACCGATTTATTGCATTTGGCGGAATTACTACAAAATGCAATGCCGAGTTTAGAAAACGAATCGGCGTTAGTGCGTTGGTATGAACGTCAATTAGAGAATCCGCAAGAGAAAGAGGATCAACAACTCCGTTTGGAAAGTGAAGACGAGCTAATCAAAATTATCACGATTCACGGTGCCAAAGGCTTACAGTATCCCATCGTATGGTTACCGTTTATCGGTAAGAATAATCGCGGTGATCGTGTGTTACCGGGAGTCGAAACTCCGAAAGTTTCTGTTTACCGTAATACGGAAGACGAGGTTAGTTGGCATTTAGGCAGTAGAGATGATAAAACACAGGAATTGATGGATAAGGCGGAATTTGCCGAAGATTTACGTCTATTATATGTTGCGCTGACCCGTGCCGAATCGCAATTAAATCTGATTTTACCGACAACCTTCACTAAAGGTTGGAATGCGATGCACTATTTGTTGAGTAACGGTGAATTAGGCGGAACGACCTCTTTTGTGACCGAGGTGCCTACATCGGATTATTTGGATAGAAAAGGCATTAAATATCATGCGGTTGAGTTAAATTCGCAGCCTATAGAAGACGATTGGCGACCTACCCCCTCTTTACCGAGTGAATTACAAGTGAGATCTTTTCAGCGTGAAATGACTCAAGACGGACAAATCAGTAGTTTTACTGCATTACACGCTTATCATGAATGGAATGAACAATTCGGTGTAGGACAGACGGTAGTGAGCGAAAAAGTGCAAGATTATGACCGACAAATCGAAACGTCCGTTTTAGACGAGCCGGATTGGTTCGCGGAAAATACCGCATATTCCGCTTATCAATTTCCGCACAGTGCAAAAGTCGGTAGTGTTTTGCACCGCTTTTTTGAACACAGTGACTTCCAACAAGCGGTCGATTTTGCGCAAATTCGTACTATTTGTGAGCAGTTAAATTTAGATGAAAATTGGTATGAACCGTTACAACAATGGTTTGAAAAGGTGCTTGAAACGCCGTTTAGCGAAGCGGAATTTGCGCTAAAAGACGTTCCGATGACAAAGCGTTTGAACGAATGGCAGTTTTATTTACGTTTAAAAAATTCTGACGGATTACGCAGGCTAAATCAATTATTAAAGCAGTATAGTGTGGTGTCAGCCAAATTGCCGGATTTGAATTTACCGCAGTTGGAAGGTTATTTACGCGGTTTTGTCGATTGTATCGTACAAGTAAATGATAAATTTTACTTGATAGACTATAAGTCGAATTTCTTAGGCTATTTAGCGCAAGATTATAGCCGACAGAATCTGGAAAAAACGATCGGACAATATCGCTATGATCTGCAATATCTGCTTTATACATTGGCGTTACATCGCTATTTACGGGCGCGTTTAGGTGAGCAGTACGAGTATGAGCGTGATTTTGGCGGCGTGGCATATTTATTCTTACGAGGCATGAACGGCACACCGAATAGCGGTGTATTTTTCGAAAAACCTTGCAAAGAATTGATCGAAGGAATGGATGAGCTGTTCGGCTAA
- a CDS encoding MATE family efflux transporter: protein MNLQWQKYPENTRKLFKLTLPIFISQLSVAGMGLADIVMAGLVSDDDVSAIAVSNSIYFPLFLFVLGLLNAITPTVSYLNGSNQRHLIAHQIRQGFWLVLVCSVPLIIVFLNSHWILDYMNTPQAFSTKSQQYLAIIAIGVVPALLGINLRCMNDGLSNPKPAMRIMFFGLLLNIPLNYIFIFGKFGLPELGAVGCGVATAIVNWIMFLLLFHYSYTNKSQKDIGLFNRWFEMPSGQTLLKICKLGLPIGFATFTEVMLFSTSALLLSPLGSQVVASHQAALQTSSLLFMIPMSFSIATTIVVGKTLGQKQVEQAKIISYHALITGALFALAAAVVIVILDEIIPLAFTSDPVSIAIAAHLLLFAAVYQIPDSLQAVANGILRGYKHTKPILYVTMFCYWVIGMPFGYILARTDWIVEPMAAAGFWFIFCVSLSIAAGLLIYQMHKIQQVPADQLLAKLERIK from the coding sequence ATGAATCTGCAATGGCAAAAATATCCGGAAAACACACGTAAACTATTTAAACTCACGCTACCGATTTTTATTTCTCAGCTTTCGGTGGCGGGAATGGGGCTGGCTGACATTGTGATGGCGGGGCTGGTGAGTGATGATGATGTGTCTGCGATTGCGGTGAGTAATTCCATCTATTTTCCCCTCTTTTTATTTGTATTAGGTTTGCTTAATGCTATTACGCCAACCGTTTCTTACTTAAACGGCTCGAACCAACGTCATTTAATTGCCCATCAAATTCGCCAAGGCTTTTGGTTGGTTTTAGTATGTTCAGTTCCGTTGATTATCGTCTTTCTAAATAGCCATTGGATTTTAGACTATATGAATACGCCGCAAGCCTTTTCGACTAAATCGCAGCAATATTTGGCGATTATAGCGATTGGGGTAGTGCCGGCATTATTAGGCATTAATTTACGTTGTATGAATGACGGCTTATCCAATCCGAAGCCGGCAATGCGTATTATGTTCTTCGGGTTATTGCTGAATATTCCGCTTAATTATATTTTTATTTTCGGTAAATTCGGACTGCCGGAACTGGGAGCGGTCGGTTGCGGTGTGGCGACTGCGATAGTGAACTGGATAATGTTCTTATTACTATTTCATTACAGTTATACAAACAAATCCCAAAAAGATATCGGCTTATTTAACCGTTGGTTTGAAATGCCAAGCGGTCAAACTTTGTTGAAAATTTGCAAATTGGGTTTACCGATCGGCTTTGCAACGTTTACCGAAGTGATGTTGTTCTCCACATCTGCTTTACTGCTTTCACCGCTCGGCTCGCAAGTGGTGGCAAGTCATCAGGCGGCTCTGCAAACCAGCTCGTTGTTATTTATGATCCCAATGTCTTTTAGTATTGCGACCACAATTGTGGTAGGAAAAACCTTGGGGCAGAAACAAGTCGAACAGGCAAAAATTATTAGCTATCACGCGCTGATTACCGGTGCGCTGTTTGCGTTAGCGGCAGCGGTCGTGATTGTGATTTTAGATGAAATAATTCCACTGGCATTTACCAGCGACCCGGTGTCGATTGCAATTGCGGCGCATTTATTGTTGTTTGCAGCGGTATATCAAATTCCGGATTCATTACAAGCGGTGGCAAACGGTATTCTGCGTGGCTATAAACATACCAAACCGATTTTATATGTCACGATGTTCTGTTATTGGGTGATTGGTATGCCGTTCGGCTATATTTTAGCGAGAACGGATTGGATTGTTGAACCGATGGCGGCGGCAGGCTTTTGGTTTATATTCTGTGTCAGTTTAAGTATCGCCGCCGGATTATTAATTTACCAGATGCACAAAATCCAACAAGTACCAGCTGATCAACTGTTAGCAAAATTAGAACGCATTAAATAA
- the corC gene encoding CNNM family magnesium/cobalt transport protein CorC (CorC(YbeX) belongs to the Cyclin M Mg2+ Exporter (CNNM) family, and was characterized as belonging to a set of three proteins, at least one of which must be present for CorA to function.), with protein sequence MSDEQQSVNTQQDKKSFLQSIFGGLFQSEPKNREDLVEVIRDSLDNELIDSDTKDMIEGVMEISELRVRDIMIPRPQIVYIDANLDLAACVDSIIESAHSRFPVILDDGKDTVLGILHAKDLLKFLRTDSEEFEMTTILRPAVIVPESKRVDRMLKEFRSERFHMAIVVDEFGAVSGLVTIEDILEQIVGDIEDEFDEEEIEPIRQLSRHTYAVSALTDIEKFNETFATEFTDEEVDTIGGLVMQAFGHLAKRGEQIQLEGIDFKVTSADSRRLIQLRVTVPDEQLEKMEQLITNEE encoded by the coding sequence ATGAGTGACGAACAACAGAGCGTAAATACGCAACAAGATAAGAAATCATTTTTACAATCTATTTTCGGCGGACTATTCCAATCCGAGCCGAAAAATAGAGAAGATTTGGTTGAAGTGATTCGAGATTCTCTCGACAACGAACTGATCGATAGCGACACCAAAGATATGATTGAAGGCGTGATGGAAATTTCCGAACTTCGCGTACGTGATATTATGATCCCTCGCCCGCAAATCGTCTATATTGATGCCAATCTTGATTTAGCCGCTTGTGTTGATTCAATTATTGAATCCGCCCACTCTCGTTTTCCGGTTATTTTAGATGACGGCAAAGATACCGTATTAGGTATTTTACATGCGAAAGATTTATTGAAATTTCTCAGAACCGATTCCGAAGAGTTTGAAATGACGACCATTCTACGCCCTGCGGTGATCGTACCGGAAAGTAAACGGGTTGATCGAATGTTAAAAGAGTTTCGCTCGGAACGTTTCCATATGGCGATTGTGGTGGATGAGTTCGGTGCGGTATCCGGTTTAGTTACGATTGAAGATATTCTCGAACAAATTGTCGGTGATATTGAAGACGAATTTGATGAAGAAGAAATTGAACCGATTCGCCAGCTTTCTCGTCATACTTATGCAGTATCGGCACTTACGGATATTGAGAAATTCAACGAAACTTTTGCAACCGAATTTACCGATGAAGAAGTGGATACGATCGGCGGTTTAGTCATGCAGGCATTTGGTCATTTAGCAAAACGAGGCGAACAAATTCAATTAGAAGGCATTGATTTTAAAGTTACTTCTGCCGATAGCCGCCGTCTGATTCAATTACGCGTTACCGTACCGGATGAACAGCTGGAAAAAATGGAACAGCTGATCACCAACGAAGAATAA
- a CDS encoding DUF441 domain-containing protein, producing MSLQFNPISLFLVVLIFLGVVGNNNSITIAATVLLLVQQTFLSKYLPFLDKHGLSIGIIILTIGVLSPIVSGKISLPSFSEFLNWKMLLAVVAGIAVAWLGGRGVSLMGGQPLLVTGLLVGTIIGVALLGGVPVGPLIAAGILSLLIGKG from the coding sequence ATGTCCCTACAATTCAACCCCATTTCACTATTCCTTGTCGTACTGATTTTTCTCGGTGTGGTCGGAAACAACAATTCAATTACTATTGCCGCGACAGTGCTGTTACTGGTGCAACAAACTTTTCTCAGCAAATATCTGCCCTTTTTAGATAAGCACGGTTTAAGCATCGGGATTATCATTTTAACTATCGGCGTATTAAGCCCGATTGTTTCCGGCAAAATTTCCCTCCCCTCCTTCTCTGAATTTTTAAATTGGAAGATGTTGCTTGCCGTGGTTGCAGGAATTGCGGTGGCTTGGTTAGGCGGCAGAGGGGTAAGTTTAATGGGCGGTCAGCCGCTGTTAGTTACCGGATTACTAGTCGGTACTATTATCGGCGTAGCATTACTTGGTGGCGTGCCGGTTGGCCCGTTAATTGCTGCAGGTATTCTTTCGCTATTAATCGGTAAAGGCTAA